One genomic region from Cygnus atratus isolate AKBS03 ecotype Queensland, Australia chromosome 18, CAtr_DNAZoo_HiC_assembly, whole genome shotgun sequence encodes:
- the TMEM100 gene encoding transmembrane protein 100, with amino-acid sequence MTNEPIKEILGTPKHPEPVTTEKSNNNDCVITTIPLVSECQLTAATGGAELSCYRCTIPFGVVILIAGIVVTAVAYSFNSHGSIISVFGLVLLSSGLLLLASSAVCWKIRQQNKKAKRRESQTALVAHQRTLFG; translated from the coding sequence ATGACAAACGAACCTATTAAAGAGATCCTGGGCACTCCAAAGCATCCTGAGCCTGTAACCACGGAGAAAAGTAATAACAATGACTGCGTGATAACCACCATCCCCCTTGTTAGCGAATGCCAGCTGACTGCAGCCACAGGGGGAGCAGAACTCTCCTGCTACCGCTGCACCATTCCCTTTGGCGTGGTTATCCTCATAGCCGGCATCGTGGTTACTGCTGTGGCATACAGCTTCAATTCCCATGGATCAATCATCTCAGTGTTTGGACTAGTCCTCTTGTCATCAGGACTCCTTTTGTTGGCTTCTAGTGCAGTGTGCTGGAAAATCAGGcagcaaaacaagaaagcaaagaggCGGGAGAGCCAGACAGCACTTGTGGCACATCAGCGAACCTTGTTTGGTTAA